One genomic window of Methanosarcina acetivorans C2A includes the following:
- a CDS encoding RecB family exonuclease, which yields MSIHAAKGLEFRVVFVTNMAKDKFPLLRGGQDFLIPLEMMEQYRDLFSAKLSEAELEKAIKERKKEIRFEEERRLCYVAFTRAKEDLILTRSQEYGGKEREPSEFLMEIGYDHWRDLDIAAEGGTAGSVEKEFIFDELNLSYRRDLEVKTAGLVKDNELEREKNRCIQLLIESLDKDLEEAVHYLMVYRALRDGDCGNYLKEIQQKWSLIDPAMKAGEILSKMKTKSNGLRFNPETFSFSFSALKVYETCPKQYELQEILRMPSRKNADSTGAMTKGSFVHKVLETAVKERVAEKRALYEIAETLHKKPEWMYADLESTLPLFEVFWLRNKDRISNNLMVEKWFSVIIDGFVFKGIIDRIDLLDPSKKEVEIIDYKTGKYDVNPEDRSRQLLLYAKGFEHMYPGYTAKKLTFDMLAMEKPRSFELQENGEYRGTEGRVSPLDREAIDSMLVTARRIAYDYEHEFEKTADLEVCKECEFRLYCDGVDL from the coding sequence ATGAGCATCCACGCAGCAAAAGGACTCGAATTCAGAGTTGTTTTTGTAACCAATATGGCAAAGGATAAGTTCCCTCTTTTAAGGGGTGGGCAAGATTTTCTGATTCCGCTGGAAATGATGGAACAGTACCGTGACCTTTTCTCAGCGAAGTTAAGTGAAGCAGAGCTTGAGAAGGCAATAAAGGAGCGGAAAAAAGAAATCAGATTCGAAGAAGAACGCAGGCTCTGTTACGTGGCCTTTACGAGGGCAAAAGAAGACCTCATACTTACGCGTTCTCAGGAATATGGCGGCAAAGAGCGGGAACCATCCGAGTTTTTAATGGAAATCGGATACGACCACTGGAGAGACCTGGATATTGCTGCAGAAGGGGGTACAGCCGGCAGTGTGGAAAAAGAGTTCATCTTTGATGAGCTGAACCTGTCTTATCGCAGGGATCTTGAGGTTAAGACTGCCGGCCTTGTAAAGGACAACGAACTTGAGCGGGAGAAAAATCGGTGTATACAACTGCTTATTGAATCCCTCGATAAGGACCTTGAGGAAGCCGTACACTACCTGATGGTATACAGAGCCCTCAGGGATGGAGACTGCGGAAATTATCTCAAGGAAATTCAGCAAAAATGGAGCCTGATAGACCCTGCTATGAAAGCAGGAGAGATCCTATCAAAAATGAAGACCAAAAGTAATGGATTAAGGTTTAATCCGGAAACCTTTAGTTTCAGCTTTTCCGCTTTGAAGGTATATGAAACCTGTCCGAAACAGTATGAATTGCAAGAAATCCTGCGCATGCCAAGCCGGAAGAACGCAGACTCCACAGGCGCCATGACAAAGGGGAGTTTCGTACATAAGGTACTTGAAACCGCAGTTAAAGAAAGGGTTGCAGAAAAGCGGGCACTATATGAGATAGCTGAAACTCTTCATAAAAAGCCCGAATGGATGTATGCAGATCTTGAATCTACCCTTCCTCTTTTTGAAGTATTCTGGCTCCGAAACAAAGACCGGATTTCGAATAATCTCATGGTTGAGAAGTGGTTTTCAGTCATTATAGACGGCTTCGTTTTCAAGGGTATTATTGATAGAATTGATTTGCTTGACCCCTCCAAAAAAGAGGTTGAGATCATCGATTACAAGACCGGGAAGTATGATGTGAATCCAGAAGACCGTTCAAGGCAGCTCCTGCTCTACGCAAAAGGTTTTGAACACATGTATCCCGGATACACGGCGAAAAAGCTTACATTTGACATGCTGGCTATGGAAAAACCCAGGAGTTTTGAGCTGCAGGAGAACGGAGAGTACAGAGGTACTGAAGGCAGAGTAAGTCCACTTGATAGAGAAGCAATAGATTCTATGCTGGTGACTGCACGAAGGATTGCTTATGATTATGAGCATGAGTTTGAAAAGACCGCGGATCTGGAAGTCTGCAAGGAATGCGAGTTCAGACTATACTGTGATGGAGTAGATCTATGA
- a CDS encoding ATP-dependent helicase, translated as MLEELLTTLTSRQRDAVKHVSGPLLILAGAGTGKTTTITGKIACMIKVRGIKPEKILALTFSREAARNMEKKISELLGQGTNVKVSTFHSFCAELIRDNSEKCGVSEQFTIFEEIDTAILIYKELGITSRNATLYSSTIAKAKDLNISIDKFNDYLKTKKESLLIFAEESIFEQFYTECKINLNTFHLKDKTQQKTLKDEKKKWQEFIGLYDEYRKYTDFIHAWETYEERKKTLNCLDYGDLNRIALDFLNTYGTAELNDTYTHIIVDEFQDTNYVQFELIKHLTAGEQNITVVADANQSIYAFRGAYSNNIEEFKKQFGISEKDVLSLDTSFRSTNKILRVAHRLISHNYPEDRKSECLLLKNCDANEGKNVVVQETKDEGEEARKIAEQIESYIKKGIPLKEIAVLYRTHTQGRQIRQVLQRREIPVLVKDDADYLKQPEIKTVLSYLYVLNNLNDPTPRGTEAWWRLFHYNNSLEDSDSVRIGEYVKKNKISFQEAIYHRLDKIGLSENGCITVKNVKKTIMVLSEKKVLDVSELLLEIYELSGIVRHLSRLDTMKTREAFLNLRNLHEMAKHFEQFHNRELFGFIDYLEVLDEMGGNPHLQGSRKKMR; from the coding sequence ATGTTAGAAGAACTCCTCACAACCCTCACTTCCAGGCAAAGAGATGCAGTTAAACATGTTTCAGGCCCCCTGTTGATTCTTGCAGGGGCAGGTACAGGTAAGACCACAACAATCACTGGTAAAATTGCTTGCATGATCAAAGTACGTGGAATTAAGCCGGAAAAAATTCTTGCCCTTACTTTCTCAAGGGAAGCTGCCAGAAATATGGAAAAGAAAATTTCTGAACTTCTGGGGCAGGGGACCAATGTAAAGGTGAGTACTTTTCACTCTTTCTGTGCCGAATTGATAAGAGATAATTCTGAAAAGTGCGGGGTCTCGGAGCAATTTACTATTTTTGAGGAAATCGATACAGCTATCCTGATTTATAAGGAACTGGGAATAACTTCGAGAAATGCTACTTTATATTCCAGCACAATCGCAAAGGCAAAAGACCTGAACATTTCTATTGATAAATTCAACGATTATCTTAAAACAAAAAAGGAATCGCTACTTATTTTTGCTGAAGAAAGTATATTTGAGCAATTCTATACCGAGTGTAAGATCAACCTGAACACGTTTCATTTAAAGGACAAAACGCAGCAAAAAACCCTGAAAGATGAAAAGAAAAAATGGCAGGAATTTATTGGACTTTATGATGAATACCGTAAATATACTGATTTCATCCACGCCTGGGAAACCTATGAAGAGAGAAAGAAAACCCTAAATTGCCTTGATTACGGGGACCTTAACAGGATTGCCCTTGATTTCCTTAACACCTATGGCACGGCAGAGTTGAATGATACCTATACCCACATTATTGTTGACGAGTTTCAGGACACAAATTACGTGCAGTTCGAACTTATCAAGCACCTGACTGCAGGAGAGCAAAATATTACAGTGGTTGCGGATGCAAACCAGAGCATCTATGCCTTTCGGGGAGCCTACTCAAACAATATTGAGGAATTCAAAAAGCAGTTCGGGATTTCAGAAAAAGACGTTTTATCCCTTGATACGAGTTTCAGGTCAACAAATAAGATCTTAAGGGTTGCTCACAGGCTGATTTCACATAACTATCCTGAAGATCGAAAAAGCGAGTGTCTCCTCCTCAAAAACTGCGATGCCAACGAGGGCAAAAATGTAGTCGTCCAGGAAACAAAGGATGAGGGGGAAGAGGCAAGAAAAATTGCCGAACAGATCGAATCCTATATCAAAAAGGGCATTCCCCTGAAAGAAATTGCAGTCCTTTACCGGACCCATACCCAGGGAAGACAGATCCGGCAGGTTCTACAGCGGCGCGAAATCCCCGTGCTTGTGAAAGATGATGCGGATTATCTGAAACAGCCCGAAATCAAGACCGTACTTTCCTATCTCTATGTACTGAATAACCTCAATGACCCCACTCCCAGAGGAACCGAGGCATGGTGGCGGCTTTTTCATTACAATAACAGTCTCGAAGACAGTGATTCCGTTCGGATAGGAGAGTACGTTAAGAAAAACAAAATTTCTTTTCAGGAAGCCATCTACCACCGTCTTGACAAGATAGGGTTAAGTGAAAACGGGTGCATTACCGTTAAAAATGTAAAGAAAACAATCATGGTCCTCAGTGAGAAAAAAGTGCTGGACGTATCCGAGCTCCTGCTTGAGATTTACGAGCTTAGCGGAATTGTAAGGCATCTTTCCCGGCTGGATACCATGAAAACCAGGGAAGCTTTCTTGAACCTCCGAAACCTGCACGAAATGGCAAAGCATTTTGAGCAGTTTCATAACAGGGAGCTTTTTGGCTTCATCGATTACCTTGAGGTTCTTGACGAGATGGGCGGCAACCCGCACCTGCAAGGATCACGGAAGAAGATGCGGTAA